A region of Etheostoma cragini isolate CJK2018 chromosome 2, CSU_Ecrag_1.0, whole genome shotgun sequence DNA encodes the following proteins:
- the LOC117936105 gene encoding histone PARylation factor 1, producing the protein MRFNATQLLPIPARRRRRRRRDKRKKMTGRAKRKPKSSQESGTGNGDLKKARTDESKAVPTSEVDSELREEVVQLYKLQMPEDLYHFWDFCKELCPDSPRGALKDSLGLQLVGPFDILAGANKNSKNPQPNFHIHWRYLYDPPEFQTILLGSEDSQRHIGYYRDSPDSLPSFVGENEAKKGCTITQMGDNVFAAVLLCLLRRRKERGSKKAGGEALERLEAQLRDRAETLGLSLEQKTKGMKQRDKKVVTKTFHGAGIVVPVDKNDVGYRELPETDAGLKKILKAIAEARNDEERVKAFGPLQEMITFVQFANDECDYGMGYELGMDLFCYGSHYFHKVIKQLLPMAYSLLKRNLFGEILEAHLSSRSHDNLDQLSAH; encoded by the exons ATGCGCTTTAATGCGACGCAGTTGCTGCCGATTCCGGCCCGTAGAAGAAGACGTCGACGGAGAgacaagaggaagaaaatgaCAGGGCGCGcaaaaagaaaacccaaatcCAGTCAG gAGTCGGGTACAGGCAATGGGGATTTGAAGAAAGCCCGCACTGATGAATCCAAAGCCGTGCCAACGTCAGAGGTGGATTCAGAGCTACGAGAGGAGGTAGTGCAGCTGTACAAGCTTCAGATGCCAGAAGATCTGTACCACTTCTGGGACTTCTGCAAGGAGCTTTGTCCTGACAGCCCCCGTG GTGCACTGAAAGACTCACTGGGTTTGCAGCTGGTTGGGCCCTTCGACATCCTGGCTGGAGCCAACAAAAACTCCAAGAATCCTCAGCCTAACTTCCACATTCACTGGAGGTATTTATACGACCCGCCAGAGTTTCAGACCATCCTTCTGGGGAGTGAAGACAGTCAGCGTCACATCGGCTACTACAG AGACTCTCCAGACTCCCTACCATCGTTTGTCGGAGAAAATGAAGCTAAGAAAGGCTGCACTATCACACAGATGGGAGACAATGTGTTTGCCGCTGTCCT CCTGTGTCTGTtgaggagaaggaaagagaggggCAGCAAGAAAGCAGGGGGAGAAGCTTTGGAAAGGTTAGAGGCCCAGCTGAGAGACAGGGCAGAGACTCTGGGCTTGTCTCTGGAGCAGAAGACCAAAGGCATGAAGCAAAGGGACAAGAAG GTGGTTACCAAGACGTTCCATGGTGCCGGCATCGTTGTACCTGTGGACAAGAACGATGTAGGATACAGAGAATTACCAGAAACAGATG CTGGTCTCAAAAAAATCCTCAAGGCAATTGCCGAAGCTCGGAATGATGAAGAGCGTGTCAAGGCCTTTGGACCTCTCCAGGAGATGATTACGTTTGTTCAGTTTGCCAACGATGAATGTGACTACGGCATGGGATATGAACTAGGAATGGACCTCTTCTGTTACGGATCACAT TATTTCCACAAGGTTATCAAGCAACTTCTGCCAATGGCCTACAGCCTCCTGAAAAGGAATTTGTTTGGGGAAATTCTGGAGGCCCACCTTTCCAGCCGCAGCCACGACAACCTAGACCAACTCTCCGCGCATTAA
- the pde5aa gene encoding cGMP-specific 3',5'-cyclic phosphodiesterase, translating to MPCLQSDALEFMESDSATTGISPATGTEKSYIREAVTELPVVRDMDWFFSPLWSPRSKTRSRFGGGGTGQVEAWLDDHSDFTRAYFLRRASEVSAGESPMPRFPRSSSDHSDLPRKAHHRRTSSPSTSSHLNISSLMDSLKPLAFNLRAPEWMDSSSPDILGSYSPCSPCSPRSSRCSFYSNRPLSPVCPCSLNCPHTLCPTTTNTAACGKAEYCPWMLELLKGGLSWMGSLAKLCQGAVLHAGEILAADCCSLSLVKKDCCGRNTLEEVIALTALGCSSEGNLCSHAHLELVKSIMGCVLATGSPVNLRDASEDPRLHLDEDQSKIRTVLSVPIKAHRGEVVGVIIMINKRDGCDGSVSVFTNMDEKVLSNHMDVLGMVLDNVQLYESSRQEAKRSLALIEMAQVLSMEHCSFEILLSKMAATIMPFTRAQYCTIFIASQQTSVVEDQVFFSRVIHLECEELGSTCQIYRRQRDISDIDQSSALQTLVAMKTLNMSKSSEGSLKSLICCPVRNERSENVIAVCQLMNKKSRDSDEIEAFNRYDERLLEDLSVYCGLALQYAQAVQITEERRASIEVTQEVLAYHITAAESEVQALQEATIPSVESLNILDFHFSDFGLPEDLTTQATIRMFLDLNLVQDFNIDYKSLCQWVLTVRRGYRNSVPYHNWNHALSTAQSMFAMLMAADELQTIFSRLEILALMIATLNHDLDHRGVSNSYIERSQQPLAQLYGHSSLENHHYNLCLFILNNTGSQILSGLSAEDHRSVLHMIKRAILATDLTVYMERRTEFFSLAKKRRVNWKSEKQKDLLRSMLMTASDLSAITKPWPEQKRIAKLVTMEFFAQGDKEKEEFKIKPIDIMNRENSTRLPYMQVEYIDDICYPLYEAVSRLFNTCSPLLKGCKKNRENWMQLTETADEEDCKNSTCVALETHNNNEEKTQTEE from the exons ATGCCCTGCCTCCAATCTGATGCGCTGGAATTCATGGAGTCTGACAGTGCGACCACCGGGATATCTCCTGCCACTGGGACAGAGAAGTCCTATATCAGGGAAGCAGTGACTGAGCTGCCAGTGGTGAGGGACATGGACTGGTTCTTCTCCCCGCTGTGGAGCCCTCGCTCCAAAACGCGCAGCAGGTTTGGAGGCGGCGGAACGGGCCAAGTGGAGGCATGGCTGGATGATCACTCCGATTTTACGAGGGCTTACTTTTTACGCAGAGCTTCCGA GGTCAGTGCGGGAGAGTCCCCAATGCCCAGGTTTCCCAGGAGCAGCTCTGACCACTCTGACCTCCCCAGGAAGGCTCATCACCGCAGGACTTCCTCTCCATCGACCAGCTCACACTTGAACATTTCATCTTTGATGGACAGTCTCAAACCCCTTGCCTTCAATCTCAGGGCCCCTGAGTGGATGGACAGCTCCAGTCCAGATATATTGGGCAGTTACTCCCCTTGTTCTCCATGTTCTCCTCGCTCTTCACGCTGCTCTTTTTATTCCAACCGTCCTCTTTCTCCCGTTTGCCCTTGCTCATTAAACTGTCCTCACACTCTGTGTCCCACTACTACAAATACTGCAGCCTGTGGCAAAGCTGAGTATTGCCCATGGATGCTGGAGCTCCTGAAAGGAGGACTCAGCTGGATGGGTTCTTTAGCAAAGCTCTGCCAGGGTGCTGTCTTGCACGCTGGGGAAATCCTGGCAGCTGATTGTTGCTCCCTGTCTCTGGTAAAGAAAGACTGTTGTGGAAGAAACACCTTGGAGGAGGTGATTGCCCTGACAGCATTAGGGTGCTCAAGCGAGGGTAACCTCTGCAGCCATGCACACCTGGAGCTGGTGAAAAGTATCATGGGATGTGTACTGGCTACAGGGTCACCAGTAAACCTGAGAGATGCATCAGAG GATCCCAGATTGCATTTAGATGAAGATCAATCAAAGATTAGGACAGTTTTGAGTGTTCCTATAAAGGCCCACAGGGGAGAG GTGGTCGGTGTAATTATAATGATCAACAAGAGAGATGGCTGCGATGGATCAGTTTCTGTTTTCACCAATATGGATGAAAAG GTGTTGTCAAATCATATGGATGTGTTGGGGATGGTCCTGGATAATGTCCAGCTGTATGAAAGCTCAAGACAAGAGGCCAAACGCAGTCTG gcctTGATAGAAATGGCACAGGTATTGTCAATGGAGCACTGTTCTTTTGAAATTCTGCTGAGTAAGATGGCTGCCACCATCATGCCCTTCACACGTGCTCAGTACTGCACCATCTTCATCGCTAGCCAGCAGACTTCAGTTGTGGAAGACCAG GTTTTCTTCTCCAGAGTGATCCACTTGGAGTGTGAGGAGCTCGGATCAACCTGCCAGATCTACAGAAG GCAGCGTGACATCAGTGACATCGACCAATCATCTGCCCTTCAAACTCTGGTTGCTATGAAAACACTTAATATGTCGAAGAGTTCTGAGGGATCACTAAAGAGTCTGATCTGCTGCCCCGTCAGAAATGAGAGGTCTGAAAATGTTATTG CGGTGTGTCAACTGATGAACAAAAAGAGCAGAGACTCAGATGAGATAGAAGCCTTTAACAGATATGATGAGCGTCTACTAGAGGACTTGTCGGTGTACTGCGGGTTGGCTCTGCAGTATGCTCAGGCTGTGCAGATCACTGAGGAGCGGAGGGCCAGTATAGAGGTCACACAGGAG GTTCTTGCCTACCACATCACAGCAGCAGAGTCGGAAGTCCAAGCATTGCAG gagGCCACTATTCCTTCTGTTGAATCATTGAATATTCTAGACTTCCATTTCTCTGATTTTGGTCTTCCAGAAGACCTGACCACTCAGGCCACCATTCGTATGTTCCTGGACCTCAATTTGGTGCAGGATTTTAACATTGATTACAAG AGTCTCTGCCAGTGGGTACTGACCGTGAGACGTGGTTACAGGAACAGCGTGCCATATCACAACTGGAACCATGCACTAAGCACTGCTCAAAGCATGTTTGCTATGCTCATGGCCGCAGACGAACTCCAG acAATTTTTTCCCGTCTGGAGATTTTAGCACTGATGATAGCTACTCTGAATCATGACCTTGACCACAGAGGAGTCAGTAACTCGTACATAGAAAG gaGTCAACAGCCTTTAGCTCAGCTGTATGGACACTCTTCTCTTGAAAACCACCACTACAACCTATGCCTCTTCATCCTAAACAACACT GGGAGTCAGATTCTCAGCGGTCTCTCTGCAGAAGACCACAGATCTGTACTACACATGATCAAAAGGGCAATCCTCGCAACTGACCTAACTGTCTACATGGA GAGAAGAACAGAGTTCTTTTCTCTCGCCAAGAAAAGGAGAGTGAACTGGAAGAGcgagaaacaaaaagatttaCTGAG GTCAATGTTGATGACAGCCAGTGACCTCTCTGCTATCACAAAGCCTTGGCCTGAACAAAAAAGG ATTGCCAAGCTAGTTACCATGGAGTTCTTTGCCCAaggggacaaagagaaagaagagttCAAAATCAAGCCCATT GACATAATGAACAGAGAAAACAGCACTCGACTGCCATACATGCAAGTTGAATACATTGATGACATCTGCTATCCACTGTACGAG GCTGTATCTAGACTGTTCAACACCTGCTCCCCACTGCTGAAGGGTTGTAAGAAGAACAGAGAAAACTGGATGCAACTTACTGAGACAGCAGATGAAGAAGATTGTAAAAATAGTACTTGTGTAGCCCTGGAAACACATAACAACAATGaggaaaagacacagacagaggaaTAG
- the ppp2r2ca gene encoding protein phosphatase 2, regulatory subunit B, gamma a, whose translation MGEDAESPKINHTFLRDYVTEADVISTVEFNQTGDLLATGDKGGRVVIFQRETESKGESEEVGETGDSGEYNVYSTFQSHEPDFDYLKSLEIEEKINKIRWLPQQNAAHFLLSTNDKTIKLWKVSERDKRPEGYNLKDEEGRLKDISTITSLQVPVLKPTDLMVEVRPRRVFSNGHTYHVNSISVNSDGETYLSADDLRINMWHLGITDRSFNIVDIKPANMEDLTEVITAAEFHPHHCHLFVYSSSKGTLRLCDMRASALCDRHTKLFEEPEDPGSRSFFSEIISSVSDVKFSHSGRYLLTRDYLTAKVWDLNMDKGPVETYQVHEYLRSKLCSLYENDCIFDKFECVWNSSDSVIMTGAYNSFFRMFDRETGRGVTLEAWRESSKPRAVLRTRRVYNGGKRRRGDVGVDSLDFTKKILHMAWHPSENIIAIAATNNLYIFQDRVNPEAQVQ comes from the exons ATGGGCGAGGACGCTGAGAGCCCCAAAATCAACCACACCTTCCTGCGAGACTACGTCACCGAAG CTGATGTCATCTCTACGGTGGAGTTTAACCAGACAGGGGACCTGCTGGCCACGGGGGATAAAGGTGGCCGAGTGGTCATCTTTCAGAGAGAGACTGAG TCTAAAGGGGAGTCGGAGGAGGTGGGGGAAACAGGGGACTCTGGCGAGTACAATGTCTACAGCACATTCCAGAGCCACGAGCCGGACTTTGACTACCTGAAGAGTCTAGAGATTGAAGAGAAAATTAACAAGATCAGATGGCTGCCACAGCAGAATGCAGCACatttcctcctctccaccaATG ATAAGACCATTAAACTGTGGAAGGTGAGTGAAAGAGACAAGAGACCAGAGGGATACAATCTGAAAGATGAGGAGGGACGGCTCAAGGACATCTCTACCATTACCTCTCTGCAG GTGCCGGTGTTGAAACCAACAGATCTGATGGTGGAGGTTCGTCCCAGAAGAGTGTTTTCCAACGGACATACCTACCATGTTAACTCCATCTCAGTCAACAGTGACGGTGAGACCTACCTGTCTGCCGATGACCTCCGCATCAATATGTGGCACCTGGGCATCACAGACCGCAGCTTCA ACATTGTGGACATCAAACCAGCCAACATGGAGGATCTGACAGAGGTGATCACAGCAGCAGAGTTCCACCCTCACCACTGCCACTTGTTTGTGTACAGCAGCAGTAAGGGAACCCTGCGCCTCTGTGACATGAGAGCCTCCGCACTCTGTGACAGACACACCAAAC TGTTTGAGGAACCTGAAGATCCAGGGAGCCGGTCCTTTTTCTCAGAGATCATTTCCTCTGTGTCGGATGTGAAGTTCAGCCACAGTGGACGTTACCTGCTGACCAGGGACTACCTCACCGCCAAGGTGTGGGACCTAAACATGGACAAGGGCCCTGTGGAGACGTACCAG GTCCATGAATACCTGAGGAGCAAGCTGTGTTCCCTCTATGAAAACGACTGCATCTTTGACAAGTTTGAGTGTGTTTGGAACAGCTCAGACAG CGTGATCATGACAGGCGCATACAACAGCTTCTTCCGGATGTTTGACAGGGAGACGGGGCGAGGCGTAACCCTAGAGGCTTGGCGCGAAAGCAGCAAGCCTCGGGCTGTGCTGCGAACCCGGCGTGTGTATAACGGCGGAAAGCGTCGCCGTGGAGATGTGGGTGTTGATAGCCTGGACTTTACCAAGAAAATCCTGCACATGGCTTGGCACCCGTCTGAGAATATCATTGCCATAGCAGCCACCAACAACCTGTACATCTTCCAGGATCGTGTCAACCCTGAGGCGCAGGTACAGTGA